A region of the Stieleria neptunia genome:
GATCGCGGCGGCACTGTCATTGGTGTGCAAGGTGCTCAGGACCAGGTGTCCGGTCAGAGCCGCCTGGATCGCGGTCTCGGCGGTCTCGCGGTCACGGATTTCACCGACCATGATGACATCGGGGTCTTGTCGCAAGATGCTTCGCAGGGCTTGGGCAAATGTCATCCCGGTTTCTTTGGCGACTTGAACCTGGTTGATCAATTCCAGTTGGTACTCGACCGGATCTTCGACGGTGATCACGTTCCGTTCGATGCCTTTGATCAGTTCGATGGCCGAATAGAGCGTCGTGGTTTTTCCGCTGCCGGTCGGTCCGGTCACCAGCACCAACCCGTGCGGCCGTGACAGCATGCGGCGGACGGAGTTCAGCGAGGTGTTGGGCAGCCCAAGCGCATTGAGATCGAAGGTGACGCTATTGCGATCGAGCACCCGCATCACGACTTTCTCACCGAGCACGGTGGGCAGCGTGCTGACACGGAGGTCGACGTCGCGGCGGCTGATACGCACGTGCAGCCGCCCGTCCTGGGGTTGCCGGTGTTCGGCGATGTCCAGCTTTGCCATGACCTTGATCCGCGAGACGATCGCGGCGTGCATTTCCTTGCGCGGCTTCATGACTTCGCGGAGTGCGCCGTCGATGCGAAAGCGGATCGACGTGAATTTCTTGCCGGCTTCGATGTGGATGTCGCTGGCGCCTTGCCGAACGGCCTGGATGATCGCGTAGTTGACCAGGTTGATCACCGGGCTGCCTTCGGCCAACTGTTGCGTGCCGTGCAGGTCCAGATCGATCGTTTCGGAATCGATTTCCAGTTGTTCGACGTCCAGATCCGCGGTCACCGAATCGACGGCAAAGTCGTCTTCGTAACAGCGCGGCAACAGCCGTTCGATGCCGCTGGCCAGGGTCAACACGGGGCGGATGCGGCAACCGCTGATGTCGCTCAGCGCGTCGATCGCCGCCAGGTCCTGGGGGTCGGCCATCGCCACGGTCAGTTCATCGCGGACGCGCATCAGCGGCAACACGCGATAGCGTTCGGCTTCCTCGCGGGGGATCAGCGCGACGGCGATCGGGTCGATCAATCCCTCGCGGAGCTTGACGCCTTCGACGCCCAGTTGTTCGCCCAGCATGGGCAGCAAGCTGGCCTCGTCGACCAGCCCCAGTTCCGCCACGACCTCGCCGAGTCGTTTGAAGTGTTTCCGTTTGACGCGGCCGATCGATTCGGTGCCCTCTTGAGCGGCCAGGGCCTGCAACCGGTCTTCTTCGCTGGCCTGGTGCGCCAGCGCGGTTTCCAGTTGGTCTTCGCGGATCAACCCGGCTTCGATCAAGCGGCTTCCCAGCGGCATCACGCCGTGCGTCAGGCCGGGACGGCGTGACGGCAGCACGATCCGCGGCGGACCGAGACCGGCGGCATCGGAGGACGGTTTCGCAATCGTTTTCATCGCCATCGAATCCTCCGGTTAGGCAAAACTGCCGAGTGCGGTCGTCAGATCGGGGAACGTTTCGATGTGGGCGC
Encoded here:
- a CDS encoding GspE/PulE family protein encodes the protein MAMKTIAKPSSDAAGLGPPRIVLPSRRPGLTHGVMPLGSRLIEAGLIREDQLETALAHQASEEDRLQALAAQEGTESIGRVKRKHFKRLGEVVAELGLVDEASLLPMLGEQLGVEGVKLREGLIDPIAVALIPREEAERYRVLPLMRVRDELTVAMADPQDLAAIDALSDISGCRIRPVLTLASGIERLLPRCYEDDFAVDSVTADLDVEQLEIDSETIDLDLHGTQQLAEGSPVINLVNYAIIQAVRQGASDIHIEAGKKFTSIRFRIDGALREVMKPRKEMHAAIVSRIKVMAKLDIAEHRQPQDGRLHVRISRRDVDLRVSTLPTVLGEKVVMRVLDRNSVTFDLNALGLPNTSLNSVRRMLSRPHGLVLVTGPTGSGKTTTLYSAIELIKGIERNVITVEDPVEYQLELINQVQVAKETGMTFAQALRSILRQDPDVIMVGEIRDRETAETAIQAALTGHLVLSTLHTNDSAAAITRLMDMGIESFKIAASLAGVIAQRLMRNLCPHCKETYYPSTKMLEELHYVGDPRQGFARSRGCGECYESGYRGRSGVYELFEMTPDVRTLINDGADLETLRRSRTGPTLLSEGIELAKNKVTSLEEVGRVALVD